One Micropterus dolomieu isolate WLL.071019.BEF.003 ecotype Adirondacks unplaced genomic scaffold, ASM2129224v1 scaffold_281, whole genome shotgun sequence DNA window includes the following coding sequences:
- the LOC123967328 gene encoding zinc finger protein 318-like, with protein sequence MDDDIQTAADGEEHVSCISGELLRKKRREKDGHKDPLLQEISHLQEEVMTQISNLRKEHEAAEKKRNEIDKVALILGLNPSDRPRRTVKAAADEEDEPSPPEKKKRELERSPDGRQAAGSFTIKTSAALSSLRASPDKPPVTGHAPPPPPFEYYDAGNHWCKNCNVTSGSMFDFFTHLHSKTHRKTLDPYDRPWASTPSKTAKNTLSEEKLTKPAKGSEFLLPVRGFFCLLCKEFYGDAICAEEHVITHSHNEKYKKQMYENPMYEQRRNLDRQAGLALETSGKKRKHEDDEKSNKDKEEKSKHKKEKKDKEKKKEDSDTVYKEDKSRVKKEEEEDKLKPTKKEEDFKDAKGLEVERPSYSKKDEDEKSKFSKKDDKYRHSREEEERGKYSRRDEDDRYKYSREEECRYRYRREEDDRYDDRSKYGQRDDEDKYKHGKYPDYRSKYDRERDEGKPKAEKEAFKRLEPGKPVVSKPEPPPKPYDPPKILCGPSPAMRAKLRKQSLETGKPVPVATTASFGKFTWKKRENVLAKEAEKVAAEFIKEDEEAVKQNPVSVEDSFAKSMAVAKEIAQKLGGPTMPPPWVSNGANRGRIRPNLPAPAAVLRKTAMMGKPAPLNTFLSIRPQNTTLLGSPPKDELAKPPISYPGPFEDMRAPMAGIPEPFKATLPPPAFEVKPVPSVSKSAPFEVKPAPPVSKPAPFEVKPVPPVSKPAPFEVNPAPPVSKPTPIEARPVLSDAKSASCEAKPVPSGITPSTAKPAQPTMIKIVSDVAAPGVPESEQTRTVFVKPPPFMNLGDGAQKSEKHKSHLAAAKAQDLFDIFYSNMGQSGASSITKPPTDARADESSTNKSKPSTPQTPKPQPQCQLLAQSQPPAAADTSTQLDSNNSSTSPQSQSESDIQIASVWSLQPTPAQSHEVAPSETNPRTTQQKLNPLAQSEAPSVPQNQSEAPSVPQNQSEAPSVPQNQSEAPSVPQNQSEAPSVPQNQSEAQRSPQTQSSSPKFESKIAQHTEPSKLEPTPQTLSPQIQTEPQAEPQPDQGSQPHSHPDTHPDTAPEPEPKPGPKTRGKATPTKRTPLAPRPARQTRSQTRYQTRRQQQSQPEPEPELASGDSDSAASDQKGLDTSDPGSEMHAEEGVPSEGDRQMMAITPETLGLPSDMTSLDFEYDFNFE encoded by the exons atggatgATGACATTCAGACAGCAGCTGATGGAGAGGAACACGTTTCTTGTATTTCAGGCGAGCTCCTGAGGAAGAAGCGGCGGGAGAAGGACGGCCACAAAGACCCTCTGCTGCAGGAGATCAGCCACCTGCAGGAGGAGGTCATGACTCAGATCTCCAACCTGCGCAAAGAGCACGAGGCCGCCGAGAAGAAACGCAACGAGATTGACAAGGTGGCGCTCATCCTCGGCCTGAACCCGTCCGACCGGCCGCGCAGGACCGTTAAGGCGGCCGCGGACGAGGAGGACGAACCATCGccaccagagaagaagaaacggGAGCTGGAGAGGAGCCCTGACGGACGGCAGGCGGCCGGCAGCTTCACCATAAAG ACCTCAGCTGCGTTGTCGTCTTTGAGAGCGTCGCCGGACAAGCCGCCCGTCACCGGCCATGCTCCGCCCCCGCCCCCGTTTGAATACTATGACGCTGGAAACCACTGGTGCAAAAACTGTAACGTCACCTCTGGTTCCATGTTTGATTTTTTCACGCACTTGCACAGCAAAACGCATCGAAAG ACTCTGGACCCGTACGACCGGCCCTGGGCTTCCACTCCCAGCAAAACCGCCAAGAACACACTGTCAGAAGAAAAGCTGACAAAACCCGCTAAAG GTTCGGAGTTCTTGCTGCCTGTCAGAGGATTCTTCTGCCTGCTGTGTAAAGAGTTTTACGGAGATGCCATCTGTGCAGAAGAACATGTCATCACACATTCTCACAATGAGAAATACAAG AAACAAATGTATGAGAATCCAATGTATGAACAGCGGAGGAACCTGGACCGTCAGGCAGGACTAGCCTTAGAGACGAGTGGGAAGAAACGCAAACATGAGGACGATGAGAAAAGCAACAAAGACAAGGAGGAAAAGTCCAAacacaaaaaggagaaaaaggacaaggagaaaaagaaggaagactCTGACACTGTTTACAAGGAAGACAAATCTAGAGTtaaaaaggaggaagaagaggacaaGCTGAAGCCCACCAAGAAAGAGGAGGATTTTAAAGATGCCAAAGGTCTGGAAGTGGAGAGGCCTTCTTACAGcaagaaagatgaagatgaaaagtcTAAGTTCAGCAAAAAGGATGATAAATACCGCCAcagcagagaagaggaggagaggggtaAATACAGCAGAAGAGATGAGGACGACAGATACAAATACAGTAGAGAAGAAGAATGTCGGTACCGATATCGTAGGGAAGAAGACGACAGATACGACGACCGTTCCAAATATGGTCAGAGAGACGATGAGGACAAGTATAAACACGGTAAATATCCAGATTACAGATCCAAATATGACAGAGAGCGAGATGAAGGAAAACCTAAGGCTGAGAAGGAAGCTTTTAAAAGGCTCGAGCCAGGGAAACCAGTGGTCAGCAAGCCTGAACCACCACCAAAACCCTATGACCCGCCCAAAATCCTTTGTGGACCCAGTCCGGCCATGAGGGCAAAGCTCCGCAAGCAGAGCCTGGAAACTGGCAAACCAGTACCCGTGGCCACCACTGCTTCATTCGGAAAGTTTACATGGAAGAAGAGGGAGAATGTTCTGGCGAAGGAAGCAGAGAAAGTGGCCGCAGAGTTCATCAAGGAAGACGAAGAGGCTGTAAAGCAGAATCCAGTCTCTGTGGAGGATTCTTTCGCAAAATCTATGGCCGTTGCTAAAGAGATCGCCCAGAAGCTTGGAGGCCCGACCATGCCTCCTCCCTGGGTGTCCAATGGTGCCAACCGGGGAAGGATCCGGCCTAACCTCCCTGCACCGGCTGCAGTCCTGAGGAAAACCGCCATGATGGGTAAACCTGCACCTCTCAATACCTTCCTCTCCATAAGACCCCAAAACACCACTTTACTAGGGTCTCCTCCAAAAGACGAACTAGCGAAGCCACCAATCAGTTATCCTGGCCCATTCGAGGATATGCGTGCACCGATGGCTGGTATACCAGAGCCATTTAAGGCTACACTTCCACCTCCAGCATTTGAGGTTAAACCTGTGCCATCAGTATCTAAATCTGCACCATTTGAGGTTAAACCTGCGCCACCTGTATCTAAACCTGCACCATTTGAGGTTAAACCTGTGCCACCAGTTTCTAAACCTGCACCATTTGAGGTTAACCCTGCGCCACCAGTTTCTAAACCTACCCCAATCGAGGCAAGGCCTGTGCTGTCTGATGCTAAATCTGCATCATGTGAGGCTAAACCTGTGCCATCTGGAATTACTCCATCCACAGCTAAACCTGCACAACCAACAATGATTAAGATAGTGTCTGATGTGGCCGCTCCCGGCGTTCCTGAGAGTGAGCAAACTCGCACGGTGTTTGTCAAGCCTCCACCTTTCATGAACCTAGGCGATGGAGCGCAGAAGTCTGAGAAACACAAGAGTCATCTGGCTGCAGCAAAAGCCCAGGACTTATTCGACATCTTCTACAGCAACATGGGCCAATCGGGTGCCTCCTCCATCACCAAACCACCAACAGACGCCAGAGCTGACGAGAGCAGCACCAATAAAAGTAAACCTTCTACCCCGCAAACACCAAAACCACAACCCCAGTGTCAGCTTCTTGCCCAGTCCCAACCTCCAGCTGCGGCTGATACATCTACACAACTAGACTCGAACAATTCCTCAACCAGTCCCCAATCCCAGTCAGAATCAGACATCCAAATTGCTTCCGTTTGGTCCTTGCAGCCTACCCCAGCTCAATCACATGAGGTGGCCCCATCTGAAACCAATCCACGAACCACCCAACAAAAACTGAATCCACTAGCCCAGTCTGAGGCTCCTAGTGTACCCCAGAATCAGTCTGAGGCTCCTAGTGTACCCCAGAATCAGTCTGAGGCTCCTAGTGTACCCCAGAATCAGTCTGAGGCTCCTAGTGTACCCCAGAATCAGTCTGAGGCTCCTAGTGTACCCCAGAATCAGTCTGAGGCTCAGAGGTCACCCCAAACCCAGTCCTCCAGTCCTAAATTTGAGTCCAAAATCGCCCAACATACCGAGCCTTCCAAGTTGGAACCAACACCTCAAACTCTGTCTCCTCAAATCCAAACCGAGCCACAAGCTGAACCCCAACCAGACCAGGGCAGCCAGCCCCATTCCCATCCAGATACCCATCCTGACACAGCTCCAGAACCTGAACCAAAACCAGGCCCCAAAACTAGAGGCAAGGCAACTCCGACAAAGAGAACCCCCCTTGCCCCCCGCCCAGCCCGACAAACCAGATCCCAAACCAGATACCAGACCCGGCGACAGCAGCAGAGCCAGCCTGAGCCTGAGCCTGAGCTGGCTTCAGGAGATTCTGACTCTGCAGCTTCAGACCAAAAAGGACTGGACACGTCTGATCCTGGCTCTGAGATGCATGCGGAGGAGGGGGTTCCCAGCGAGGGGGACCGTCAGATGATGGCGATAACCCCTGAAACCCTGGGCCTCCCCTCTGACATGACCTCTCTAGACTTTGAGTACGATTTTAACTTTGAGTAG